From a single Stackebrandtia endophytica genomic region:
- a CDS encoding type 1 glutamine amidotransferase, which yields MGSALVIENSPAWHLGRLEEWLDSAGVRPDVIRPHRGETIPARVSDHDCLVALGGGRGVAWTNELAGLLAHAVADSTPTLAICSSARLLAVEFGGTVSEVEEFRPGPRLLGRRDAAGDDPLFATAPMTIDVVAWRHEELASLPQNALSLAASPQGAPDVFRIGTRAWGIQSHMELDGAMVTELGGDAELAARVDGIGEYLTDTWQPIIARFAGVATGRTAGQPLPLLDN from the coding sequence GTGGGTAGCGCACTAGTCATAGAGAACTCGCCTGCCTGGCATCTGGGGCGATTGGAAGAGTGGTTGGACTCGGCGGGAGTTCGTCCCGACGTGATCCGGCCGCACCGGGGCGAGACGATCCCGGCGAGGGTGTCCGATCACGACTGTCTGGTCGCGCTGGGTGGCGGCCGAGGCGTCGCCTGGACCAACGAGTTGGCGGGCCTGCTGGCACACGCGGTCGCCGACTCGACCCCCACCCTGGCCATCTGCTCCTCGGCGCGACTGCTGGCGGTTGAGTTCGGCGGCACCGTTTCCGAGGTCGAGGAGTTCCGACCCGGACCACGTCTGCTGGGACGGCGGGACGCGGCCGGTGATGATCCACTGTTCGCCACCGCGCCCATGACCATCGACGTGGTCGCGTGGCGACACGAGGAGCTGGCCTCACTGCCGCAGAACGCGCTCTCCCTGGCGGCCTCGCCGCAGGGCGCGCCCGACGTGTTCCGCATCGGAACCCGGGCCTGGGGAATCCAGTCTCATATGGAGCTCGATGGTGCCATGGTCACCGAGCTCGGCGGTGACGCCGAGCTGGCGGCACGCGTGGACGGCATCGGCGAATATCTGACCGACACCTGGCAGCCGATCATCGCCCGATTCGCGGGTGTGGCCACCGGTCGGACCGCCGGACAGCCGCTGCCGTTGCTGGACAACTGA
- a CDS encoding penicillin acylase family protein, with product MSITPSLLRRRLGSVGRWSLVVVCVLIVVASTIIGMVSRQSHPQVRGSIELPGLSAPVDVLRDQWGVPQLYADTAEDLFAAQGFVHAQDRFFEMDFRRHVTSGRLSEMFGPDQVGTDAAIRTMGWRRVAEAEWDRLESATRSYFTAYADGVNAYLAGKSPGDVSLEYTLLELTGLDYTIEEWSPIDGLTWLKAMAWDLKGNYSAELDRARLAVAGFSGEQIDELWPAYPEEQHVPIVPEGTVADGEFTTDESAALRTWEQSDEDITGVLRRTLAATEQASAVLGPERADGIGSNSWVISGDLTDTGTPLLANDPHLGAAMPSVWYQVGLHCREVSQACPFQVTGFSFSGVPGVMIGHNASISWGFTNLGPDVTDFYLERIDGDRYLVDDEWRDMEIITETIEVAGADPVELRIRSTGHGPIMSDNDENLAELATGSGGLTEAEESDDAGQSSYGLALRWTALDPGTTADAIFALNTAGDFAEFQAAAEQFDVPAQNLIYADTSGNIAYQAPGRIPVRGAGDGRFPAPGWDSSYDWEGFIPFEELPSVVNPDEGFIVTANNAVIGEQYPYLLTADWAYGYRSQRIRDMIEAAEKPLSAQDMLTMQMDSANDAAIPVLEALRELPTDGLPTAMELLDDWDLQQDRSSAPAALYNAIWRNLLLSTFDELPDGSTPGGGERWGWVVAQLLADETSPWWDDLSTDDLVETRDDMLTRAVEDAVTELTESQGEDHTQWRWGAMHTLTVTHQTLGTSGIAPIEWVFNAASIESSGGDGLVNATGWDAASGYEVDAVPSMRMIVDLGDFTRSQWINLTGNSGHPFHGNYADQLPYWQEGTLLPMPWQVELTVQDETNLLVLEPAGHSS from the coding sequence ATGAGCATCACCCCCTCGTTGCTTCGTCGTCGGTTGGGTTCTGTCGGCCGCTGGAGTCTGGTTGTCGTCTGTGTCCTGATCGTCGTGGCGTCCACGATCATCGGCATGGTTTCCCGTCAGTCCCATCCGCAGGTGAGGGGAAGCATCGAGCTTCCCGGCCTGTCCGCGCCGGTCGACGTGCTGCGGGACCAGTGGGGGGTTCCCCAGCTGTATGCCGATACCGCGGAGGACCTGTTCGCCGCGCAGGGTTTCGTGCACGCACAGGACCGGTTCTTCGAGATGGACTTTCGACGGCACGTGACCTCGGGTCGGTTGTCGGAGATGTTCGGACCCGACCAGGTGGGCACCGATGCGGCGATTCGCACGATGGGCTGGCGGCGGGTCGCCGAGGCCGAGTGGGACCGGCTGGAATCGGCTACCCGCAGCTACTTCACCGCCTACGCCGACGGTGTCAACGCCTATCTGGCCGGCAAGTCCCCCGGCGACGTCAGCCTGGAATACACCTTGCTGGAGTTGACGGGGTTGGACTACACGATCGAGGAGTGGAGCCCGATCGACGGCCTGACCTGGTTGAAGGCGATGGCCTGGGACCTGAAGGGCAACTACTCGGCCGAACTGGATCGGGCCCGGTTGGCGGTCGCGGGGTTCTCCGGCGAGCAGATCGACGAACTGTGGCCGGCATATCCGGAGGAACAGCATGTGCCGATCGTTCCGGAGGGAACGGTCGCCGACGGTGAGTTCACCACCGACGAGTCCGCGGCCCTCCGCACCTGGGAGCAGTCCGATGAGGACATTACCGGGGTGTTGCGCCGGACCCTGGCCGCGACGGAGCAGGCGTCGGCAGTACTGGGACCGGAGCGTGCCGACGGCATCGGTTCGAACTCGTGGGTGATCTCCGGCGACCTCACCGATACCGGGACTCCACTACTGGCCAACGACCCGCACCTGGGCGCGGCGATGCCGTCGGTGTGGTACCAGGTGGGGCTGCACTGTCGTGAGGTCAGCCAGGCCTGTCCGTTCCAGGTGACCGGTTTCAGCTTCTCCGGGGTACCCGGTGTGATGATCGGCCACAACGCCTCCATCTCGTGGGGTTTCACGAATCTGGGACCCGACGTCACCGACTTCTACCTCGAACGAATCGACGGCGATCGCTACCTAGTGGACGACGAGTGGCGTGACATGGAGATCATCACCGAGACGATCGAGGTGGCGGGTGCCGATCCGGTCGAACTGCGGATCAGATCCACCGGGCACGGCCCCATCATGTCCGACAACGACGAGAATCTGGCGGAGCTGGCCACCGGCTCGGGTGGGCTCACCGAAGCCGAGGAATCCGACGACGCCGGGCAATCGTCGTACGGGTTGGCGTTGCGCTGGACGGCGCTGGATCCGGGCACCACGGCCGACGCCATCTTCGCGCTCAACACCGCCGGGGACTTCGCGGAGTTCCAGGCTGCCGCCGAGCAGTTCGACGTCCCGGCCCAGAACCTGATCTACGCCGACACCTCGGGCAACATCGCCTACCAGGCGCCGGGACGGATCCCGGTTCGCGGCGCGGGCGACGGCCGGTTCCCCGCACCCGGTTGGGATTCCTCCTACGACTGGGAGGGGTTCATCCCGTTCGAGGAACTGCCCAGTGTGGTCAATCCGGACGAGGGATTCATCGTGACCGCCAACAACGCGGTCATCGGAGAGCAGTACCCGTACCTGTTGACCGCGGACTGGGCGTACGGCTACCGCAGCCAACGCATCCGGGACATGATCGAGGCGGCCGAGAAACCGCTGTCGGCGCAGGACATGCTGACGATGCAGATGGACTCGGCCAACGATGCCGCGATCCCGGTGTTGGAGGCGCTGCGAGAGTTGCCGACCGACGGGTTGCCGACGGCGATGGAGTTGCTCGACGACTGGGATCTGCAACAGGACCGGTCCTCGGCTCCGGCGGCCCTGTACAACGCGATATGGCGGAATCTGCTCCTGTCCACTTTCGATGAACTTCCGGACGGCTCGACGCCCGGCGGCGGGGAACGATGGGGATGGGTCGTCGCGCAACTGCTGGCCGATGAGACCAGCCCCTGGTGGGACGATCTGAGCACCGACGACCTCGTGGAGACCCGCGACGACATGCTGACGCGTGCCGTCGAGGACGCCGTGACGGAACTGACCGAGTCCCAGGGTGAGGATCACACGCAGTGGCGTTGGGGCGCGATGCACACGCTCACCGTGACGCACCAAACGCTCGGAACCAGCGGGATCGCCCCGATCGAGTGGGTGTTCAACGCCGCCTCGATCGAGTCGTCCGGTGGCGACGGCCTGGTCAACGCCACCGGTTGGGACGCGGCCTCCGGTTATGAGGTCGACGCGGTGCCGTCGATGCGCATGATCGTCGACCTCGGTGACTTCACCAGGTCACAGTGGATCAACCTGACGGGTAACTCCGGGCATCCGTTCCACGGCAACTACGCCGACCAGCTGCCGTACTGGCAGGAGGGCACGCTGTTGCCGATGCCCTGGCAGGTCGAGTTGACCGTCCAGGACGAAACCAACCTGCTGGTCCTCGAACCGGCCGGTCACTCGTCGTAG
- a CDS encoding bifunctional [glutamine synthetase] adenylyltransferase/[glutamine synthetase]-adenylyl-L-tyrosine phosphorylase, producing MSDLSRHQLTRLIDADDTVAEALAADTQLDKRVKAVLAASETLGDHLIANPGSWRYLRQDGLDLSELADADSVLALQLAYRGQLLRICALDLVSGLDVGEVGRRLSDLADATLAAALRLAQHEQPATDDGARLAVIAMGKCGARELNYVSDVDVLFVADGDLNQATAWAIRIMSICAAVAWPVDAGLRPEGRSGALVRTVESYLAYYRRWAHTWEFQALMKARPAAGDVGLGARWLDEVSPLIWQTADTGEVVNEIRAMRRRVVAELPKSDADREIKLGRGGLRDIEFAVQLMQLVHGRNDPALRVAGTLEALDALTGGGYLARTDGEALRETYRWLRVVEHRLQLQKLRRTHRIPAEREPLHWLARGLGYRDIAGFQEDWRRHAGTARRLHEKLFYRPLLEAVAEVPSQGLRLTPDAARTRLVALGFADPDGALRHISTLISGVSRTAAIQRTLLPVLLAEFAEAPEPDRGLLAYRTVSERLGRSDWYLRLLRDGGPISLRLARILATSRYITDLLLRDPAALRLLASDADLRPNNAIVLREGMGAAAARHGDPEKAVAAIRAIRRRELFRIACADILDLLDVISVGEALSDLCDAVLHTALHVARRAKDSTVPLAIIGMGRLGGRETSYASDADVLFVHGGQSSDDSAEAVAVIEFMRDLLSTPSHEPALRLDADLRPEGRQGPLVRTLDAYRRYYARWSRPWESQALLRARFTAGDEELGDRFMKLVDTIRYPEDGLTSEQLIELRRIKARVDTERLPRGIDRERHVKLGPGGLTDVEWSVQLLQLQHANAIPALRTTSTLTALTAATDAELIDDEVAPELRQAWINASQIRDALTLASGKPSDQLPSQGRDLAGLLSVLGHNGDADPGEFVDAYLRTARHAHNASEQIFYDE from the coding sequence ATGAGTGATCTGTCCCGACACCAGCTGACCCGACTCATCGACGCCGACGACACCGTGGCCGAGGCGCTGGCCGCCGACACGCAGCTGGACAAGCGCGTCAAGGCGGTACTGGCCGCGTCCGAAACCCTGGGCGACCACCTGATCGCCAATCCCGGTTCGTGGCGTTACCTGCGACAGGATGGTCTGGACCTGTCGGAATTGGCCGACGCCGACAGCGTTCTGGCACTGCAACTGGCCTATCGCGGCCAACTGCTGCGGATCTGTGCGCTCGACCTGGTCAGCGGACTCGACGTCGGTGAAGTCGGTCGCCGACTGTCCGACCTGGCCGACGCCACCCTGGCCGCAGCCCTGCGGCTGGCGCAGCACGAGCAGCCCGCTACCGATGACGGAGCCCGATTGGCGGTCATCGCGATGGGCAAGTGCGGTGCCCGAGAACTCAACTACGTCAGCGACGTCGACGTGCTCTTCGTCGCCGACGGCGACCTCAACCAGGCCACCGCGTGGGCGATTCGAATCATGTCGATCTGCGCGGCGGTGGCGTGGCCCGTCGACGCCGGACTGCGGCCCGAGGGACGCAGCGGCGCGCTGGTGCGCACCGTGGAGAGCTACCTGGCCTACTACCGCCGATGGGCGCACACCTGGGAGTTCCAGGCACTCATGAAGGCACGGCCCGCGGCCGGTGACGTGGGCTTGGGCGCCCGATGGCTGGACGAGGTATCGCCGCTGATCTGGCAGACCGCCGATACCGGTGAGGTCGTCAACGAGATCCGGGCGATGCGCCGCCGTGTGGTGGCGGAACTGCCCAAATCGGATGCCGACCGGGAGATCAAACTCGGCCGAGGCGGTTTGCGCGACATCGAGTTCGCCGTCCAGTTGATGCAACTGGTCCACGGCCGTAACGACCCGGCTCTACGCGTCGCCGGAACCCTTGAAGCCTTGGATGCCCTCACCGGCGGGGGATACCTGGCACGCACCGACGGCGAAGCACTGCGCGAGACCTACCGCTGGTTGCGGGTCGTCGAACATCGACTACAGCTTCAGAAACTGCGGCGCACCCACCGGATCCCGGCCGAGCGGGAGCCGCTTCACTGGCTGGCGCGCGGCCTGGGCTACCGGGACATCGCGGGCTTCCAAGAGGACTGGCGCCGCCACGCCGGCACTGCCCGCAGACTCCACGAGAAACTGTTCTACCGGCCGCTGCTGGAAGCCGTCGCCGAAGTACCGTCCCAGGGGTTGCGGTTGACCCCCGACGCGGCCCGAACCCGGTTGGTGGCGTTGGGATTCGCCGACCCGGACGGGGCGCTGCGTCACATCTCCACATTGATCTCGGGGGTGTCGCGCACCGCGGCGATCCAGCGCACCCTGCTGCCGGTCCTGTTGGCCGAGTTCGCCGAGGCACCCGAACCCGACCGTGGCCTATTGGCCTACCGCACGGTGTCGGAACGGTTGGGCCGCAGCGACTGGTACCTACGTCTACTGCGCGACGGCGGACCCATCAGCCTGCGGCTGGCCCGCATCCTGGCGACCTCTCGATACATCACGGACCTGCTGCTGCGTGACCCGGCGGCACTGCGACTGTTGGCCAGCGACGCCGACCTTCGCCCCAACAACGCGATCGTGCTGCGAGAGGGGATGGGCGCCGCGGCCGCCCGACACGGTGATCCGGAGAAGGCCGTCGCCGCCATCCGAGCCATCCGGCGACGCGAACTGTTCCGCATCGCCTGTGCCGACATCCTCGACCTGCTCGACGTCATCTCGGTGGGGGAGGCGCTGTCTGATCTGTGCGACGCGGTATTGCACACCGCGCTGCACGTCGCCCGTCGAGCCAAGGACTCCACCGTGCCGCTGGCGATCATCGGCATGGGACGGTTGGGCGGCCGTGAGACCTCCTACGCCTCCGACGCCGACGTCCTGTTCGTCCATGGTGGGCAGAGCTCGGACGATTCGGCCGAAGCCGTCGCGGTCATCGAGTTCATGCGCGACCTGCTGTCGACGCCCTCCCACGAACCGGCGCTGCGTTTGGACGCCGACCTGCGGCCGGAGGGACGACAGGGGCCGCTGGTGCGCACGTTGGACGCCTATCGCCGCTACTACGCCCGATGGTCGCGACCGTGGGAGAGTCAGGCACTGCTGCGCGCCCGGTTCACCGCCGGAGACGAGGAACTCGGCGACCGGTTCATGAAACTGGTCGACACCATCCGCTATCCGGAGGACGGGTTGACCTCCGAGCAGTTGATCGAACTGCGCCGGATCAAGGCGCGCGTCGACACCGAGCGACTGCCCCGCGGTATCGACCGGGAACGCCACGTCAAACTGGGGCCCGGTGGCCTCACCGATGTGGAGTGGAGCGTGCAGCTCCTACAACTGCAGCACGCCAACGCGATCCCCGCGCTGCGCACCACATCGACCCTGACCGCGTTGACGGCGGCGACCGACGCCGAACTCATCGACGACGAGGTCGCACCCGAACTGCGCCAGGCCTGGATCAACGCGTCACAGATCCGCGACGCCCTGACGCTGGCCAGCGGGAAGCCCTCCGACCAGCTGCCCAGCCAGGGCCGTGACCTGGCCGGGCTGCTGTCGGTGTTGGGGCACAACGGTGACGCCGACCCCGGCGAGTTCGTCGACGCCTACCTGCGCACCGCGCGGCACGCACACAACGCCAGCGAACAGATCTTCTACGACGAGTGA
- a CDS encoding RDD family protein, producing the protein MTSGETTMERDDTTMLAGIGQRFLALLCDWLLCLLIAGGLVRLGVLAQTDPGAVAGPEQLWPSLILAVEYGLFLAFFSQTPGMRLLRIHCVRVTDGRPLGLIRSFARGVALALVLPAVTAFIDPRRRGLHDVVAGSIMVRHPQTAPATDA; encoded by the coding sequence ATGACCTCGGGTGAGACGACGATGGAACGCGACGACACGACGATGCTCGCCGGCATCGGGCAGCGATTCCTGGCGCTGCTGTGCGACTGGCTGTTGTGCCTGCTGATCGCCGGTGGGCTGGTTCGACTCGGTGTGTTGGCTCAAACCGATCCGGGGGCGGTGGCCGGGCCCGAACAGTTGTGGCCCAGCCTCATTCTGGCCGTCGAATACGGACTCTTCCTGGCCTTCTTCTCACAGACACCGGGCATGCGGTTGCTGAGGATCCACTGCGTGCGGGTCACCGACGGTCGCCCGCTGGGACTGATCCGGTCGTTCGCGCGCGGAGTGGCGTTGGCTTTGGTGCTGCCGGCGGTGACCGCCTTCATCGATCCCCGCAGGCGTGGTCTGCACGATGTGGTCGCCGGGTCGATCATGGTTCGCCATCCGCAGACCGCCCCGGCTACCGACGCTTAA
- the glnA gene encoding type I glutamate--ammonia ligase, translated as MGTFAVFKDTDQLLGYLKDNDVKFVDVRFCDLPGVMQHFNMPAEAFDASVISEGLAFDGSSIRGFQEIHESDMLLLPDVTTAFVDPFRAAKTVALNFFIHDPFTREPYSRDPRNVAKKAEQYLTSSGIADTAYFGAEAEFYIFDDIRFDTNTQHGYYYIDSVEGAWNSGRAEEGGNRGYKPKQKGGYFPVPPVDHFADLRDSIVTTLAETGFTVERAHHEVGTAGQMEINYRFNTLLASGDELQLFKYIVKNQAWHAGKTATFMPKPLFGDNGSGMHTHQSLHLDGTPLFYDETGYAGLSDQARWYIGGLLTHAPSLLAFTNPTVNSFRRLVPGFEAPVNLVYSQRNRSACTRIPVTGTNAKAKRVEFRVPDPSSNPYLAFSAMLMAGLDGIKNKTEPPEPVDKDLYELGPDEFDEIAQVPGSLPAVLDRLEADHEYLLEGGVFTPDLIDTWIDYKRTNEVDPIRLRPTPHEFSLYFDC; from the coding sequence ATGGGGACATTCGCAGTGTTCAAGGACACCGATCAACTTCTGGGCTATCTCAAGGACAACGACGTCAAATTCGTCGATGTGCGGTTCTGCGACCTTCCGGGGGTGATGCAGCACTTCAACATGCCGGCGGAGGCATTCGACGCCTCGGTCATCAGTGAGGGCCTGGCCTTTGACGGTTCCTCCATTCGGGGATTTCAGGAGATCCACGAATCGGACATGCTGCTGCTCCCCGATGTCACCACCGCTTTCGTCGACCCGTTTCGGGCGGCCAAGACTGTCGCATTGAACTTCTTCATCCACGACCCGTTCACCCGGGAGCCCTACAGCCGCGACCCGCGCAATGTGGCGAAGAAGGCCGAGCAGTACTTGACCTCGTCGGGTATCGCCGACACCGCTTACTTCGGCGCCGAGGCCGAGTTCTACATTTTCGACGACATCCGCTTCGACACGAACACGCAGCACGGTTACTACTACATCGATTCGGTCGAGGGCGCCTGGAACTCCGGTCGCGCCGAAGAAGGCGGTAACCGCGGGTATAAACCCAAGCAGAAGGGCGGTTACTTCCCGGTGCCGCCGGTTGACCACTTCGCCGATCTGCGCGACAGCATCGTCACGACACTGGCCGAGACCGGTTTCACCGTCGAGCGTGCCCACCACGAGGTCGGTACGGCCGGGCAGATGGAGATCAACTACCGGTTCAACACCCTGTTGGCGTCCGGCGACGAGCTTCAGCTGTTCAAGTACATCGTGAAGAACCAGGCGTGGCATGCGGGCAAGACCGCGACGTTCATGCCCAAGCCGCTCTTCGGTGACAACGGTTCCGGAATGCACACGCACCAGAGTCTCCATTTGGACGGTACGCCGCTGTTCTACGACGAGACCGGTTATGCGGGCCTGTCGGATCAGGCTCGCTGGTACATCGGCGGGTTGCTGACCCACGCGCCGTCGCTGCTGGCGTTCACCAACCCGACGGTCAACTCGTTCCGTCGCCTGGTCCCCGGTTTCGAGGCACCGGTGAACCTGGTCTACTCGCAGCGCAACCGCTCGGCGTGCACCCGTATCCCGGTGACCGGTACCAACGCGAAGGCCAAGCGGGTGGAGTTCCGGGTCCCGGACCCGTCGAGCAACCCCTATCTGGCGTTCTCGGCGATGTTGATGGCCGGGCTCGACGGCATCAAGAACAAGACCGAACCGCCGGAGCCGGTCGACAAGGACCTCTACGAGCTCGGCCCCGACGAGTTCGACGAGATCGCCCAGGTCCCCGGTTCGCTGCCGGCGGTGCTGGACAGACTGGAGGCCGACCACGAGTACCTGCTCGAGGGCGGTGTCTTCACCCCGGACCTGATCGACACCTGGATCGACTACAAGCGCACCAACGAGGTCGACCCGATCCGCCTGCGCCCGACCCCGCACGAGTTCTCGTTGTACTTCGATTGTTAA
- the lipA gene encoding lipoyl synthase: MTVVQPEGRRLLRVEARNAATPIERKPSWIKVKAKMGPEYRDLRGLVDREGLHTVCQEAGCPNIYECWEDREATFLIGGDQCTRRCDFCQIDTGKPQALDRDEPRRVAESVVTMGLKYATITGVARDDLDDGGAWLYAETVRQIHGALPDCGVELLIPDFNAEPDQLAEVFSSKPEVLAHNVETVPRIFKRIRPGFRYERSLSVLTAAREDGMVTKSNLILGMGETREEVSQALRDLHEAGCELITITQYLRPTPRHHPVDRWVKPEEFVELAAEAEEIGFAGVMSGPLVRSSYRAGRLYQQAKAARQPA; this comes from the coding sequence GTGACTGTCGTACAGCCAGAAGGCAGGCGGCTTCTTCGAGTCGAGGCCCGCAACGCCGCCACGCCCATCGAACGCAAACCGTCCTGGATCAAGGTCAAGGCCAAAATGGGTCCCGAGTACCGGGATCTGCGCGGCCTGGTGGACCGCGAGGGGCTGCACACGGTGTGCCAGGAAGCCGGGTGCCCCAACATCTACGAATGTTGGGAGGACCGCGAGGCGACATTCCTCATCGGCGGAGATCAATGCACTCGACGCTGCGACTTCTGCCAGATCGACACCGGTAAACCGCAGGCGCTCGACCGCGACGAACCCCGACGGGTCGCCGAATCGGTGGTGACCATGGGCCTGAAGTACGCCACGATCACCGGAGTCGCGCGAGACGACCTCGACGACGGTGGCGCCTGGTTGTACGCCGAGACGGTTCGTCAGATCCACGGCGCGCTGCCCGACTGCGGTGTCGAACTGCTCATCCCGGACTTCAACGCCGAGCCCGACCAGTTGGCCGAGGTGTTCAGCTCGAAGCCGGAGGTCCTCGCCCACAACGTCGAGACGGTGCCGCGCATCTTCAAGCGGATTCGCCCCGGCTTCCGGTACGAGCGGTCGCTGTCGGTGTTGACGGCGGCTCGCGAGGACGGAATGGTCACCAAGTCGAACCTGATCCTGGGTATGGGCGAGACCCGGGAGGAGGTCTCCCAGGCGCTGCGTGATCTCCACGAGGCCGGATGTGAGCTCATCACGATCACCCAGTACCTGCGGCCCACTCCCCGCCACCACCCGGTCGACCGCTGGGTCAAGCCCGAGGAGTTCGTCGAACTGGCCGCCGAGGCCGAGGAGATCGGATTCGCCGGGGTCATGAGCGGCCCACTGGTTCGGTCGTCCTACCGCGCCGGTCGGCTGTACCAGCAGGCCAAGGCGGCACGCCAGCCCGCATAA
- a CDS encoding DUF4191 domain-containing protein has product MAEQEPAGFMARLKQIGLAFSFTAKRDKWFLPLVILAGLIPIGVAVNYALLFDGSWLFLLGAVFVSLLLMLIVLNSRTSKLVMDQSVGQVGAAYAVVDTMRGWFITPGVAVSTQQDMIHRAIGKPGVVLLAEGGSPRLRNLISQEKKKLSRVVGSTPIYDFTVGEEEGQLSLRKLRKTLTKLPRNINAKQANDLNRRLNALRSSAPMPKGPVPQNMKPPKGARKAMRGR; this is encoded by the coding sequence ATGGCAGAGCAGGAACCCGCGGGCTTCATGGCCCGGTTGAAGCAGATCGGTTTGGCGTTTTCGTTCACTGCGAAACGTGACAAGTGGTTCCTGCCGCTGGTGATTCTCGCCGGCTTGATCCCGATCGGTGTGGCCGTCAACTACGCGTTGCTGTTCGACGGCAGTTGGCTCTTCCTCCTCGGCGCGGTGTTCGTCTCACTGTTGCTCATGTTGATCGTGTTGAACTCCCGCACCAGCAAGCTGGTCATGGACCAGTCGGTGGGGCAGGTGGGCGCGGCGTACGCCGTCGTCGACACGATGCGCGGTTGGTTCATCACGCCCGGCGTGGCCGTCTCGACGCAGCAGGACATGATCCACCGCGCCATCGGCAAGCCCGGTGTCGTCCTGCTGGCCGAAGGTGGCAGCCCCCGGCTGCGCAACCTGATCAGCCAGGAGAAGAAGAAGCTGTCGCGCGTGGTGGGTTCCACCCCGATCTACGACTTCACCGTCGGCGAGGAAGAGGGCCAGCTGAGTCTGCGGAAGCTGCGCAAGACGCTGACCAAACTGCCGCGCAACATCAACGCGAAGCAGGCCAACGACCTCAACCGTCGACTGAACGCGCTGCGTTCATCGGCTCCGATGCCCAAGGGCCCGGTGCCGCAGAACATGAAGCCCCCCAAGGGTGCCCGCAAGGCGATGCGCGGCCGCTGA